In Penaeus vannamei isolate JL-2024 chromosome 4, ASM4276789v1, whole genome shotgun sequence, a single window of DNA contains:
- the LOC138861580 gene encoding WAS/WASL-interacting protein family member 2-like produces MAGESRRSLSARSPLWLARCSPAAPRAKPPNSPPSGRPHPCHLLLPPSPPPPRTAPPRGAPPAPCGPCGPAAAASAAGDNNWVEASGFRRRQRPGTHVHLVPANFTSHQVSVANLSGCEGGGARRVHTMLQPGRFCRRTPPPSRYRSAHMTPPALGPPSPPPMSRKCKPSCNSEHGEQNPVLMKAPEHCPL; encoded by the coding sequence ATGGCCGGCGAAAGCAGACGAAGCTTATCGGCGCGGTCGCCCCTCTGGCTCGCCCGCTGCTCCCCGGCCGCGCCCCGTGCGAAGCCGCCCAACTCGCCGCCCTCAGGCCGCCCACACCCTTGCCATCTGCTCTtgccgccctcgcccccccccccccggactgCCCCTCCGCGCggcgcccctcccgccccctgcGGCCCCTGCGGGCCTGCGGCGGCCGCCTCCGCAGCGGGTGACAATAACTGGGTCGAAGCCTCCGGGTTCCGACGGCGACAGCGGCCAGGCACGCACGTACACCTCGTACCCGCCAACTTTACGAGCCACCAAGTTAGCGTCGCCAACTTAAGTGGTTGCGAAGGCGGGGGCGCGCGGCGTGTCCACACGATGCTCCAACCCGGGCGATTTTGTCGCCGCACGCCACCGCCCTCTCGTTATCGCTCAGCCCACATGACTCCGCCAGCGCTCGGGCCGCCCTCGCCTCCGCCGATGAGCAGAAAGTGCAAGCCATCATGCAACTCGGAACACGGCGAGCAAAATCCCGTGCTAATGAAGGCGCCCGAGCACTGCCCCCTCTAG